A DNA window from Candidatus Methylomirabilota bacterium contains the following coding sequences:
- a CDS encoding cobalamin-independent methionine synthase II family protein — protein MRRSTTHVLTTHTGSLPRPDDLIRMMFAREEGVPVDAPAVGARVRAGVAEVVGKQVQAGLDVVNDGELSKPSYATYIKDRLNGFDGTSQPLQYQDLVDFPGMARRVFGDPGRSRRKTPACTGPISVRDASAAQVDVDNLKAALAQAGAAEAFLTAASPGVVSLFFRNDHYPSHETYLFAIAEAMRHEYETVARAGIVLQVDCPDLAMGRHIQFAALSLDDFRRMARLHIEALNHALANVPPDQARLHLCWGNYEGPHHHDVPLADIIDVVFTARPNGISFEAANPRHGHEWKVFERVKLPAGKVIIPGVIDSTTNFIEHPELVAERIGRYARLVGRDNVIAGTDCGFGTWVGQAAVDPDIVWAKLASLAAGARLASRELW, from the coding sequence ATGCGACGCAGCACGACACACGTCCTCACCACGCACACGGGCAGCCTCCCCCGCCCGGACGACCTGATCCGGATGATGTTCGCCAGGGAGGAAGGCGTGCCCGTCGACGCCCCGGCGGTCGGCGCGCGCGTCCGCGCCGGGGTGGCCGAGGTGGTGGGTAAGCAGGTCCAGGCCGGCCTCGACGTCGTCAACGACGGCGAGCTCAGCAAGCCGAGCTACGCCACCTACATCAAGGACCGGCTGAACGGGTTCGACGGCACCAGCCAGCCCCTGCAGTATCAGGATCTGGTCGACTTTCCGGGCATGGCCCGCCGTGTGTTCGGCGATCCCGGCCGGTCCCGGCGCAAGACGCCGGCCTGCACGGGGCCCATCAGCGTGCGCGACGCCAGCGCGGCCCAGGTCGACGTCGACAATCTGAAAGCGGCGCTGGCCCAGGCCGGGGCCGCCGAGGCCTTCCTCACCGCCGCCTCGCCGGGGGTCGTCTCCCTGTTCTTCCGCAACGATCACTACCCCAGCCACGAGACCTATCTCTTCGCCATCGCCGAGGCCATGCGGCACGAGTACGAGACCGTGGCCCGGGCCGGGATCGTGCTCCAGGTCGACTGCCCGGACCTGGCCATGGGCCGCCACATCCAGTTCGCCGCCCTCTCCCTCGACGACTTCCGGCGCATGGCCCGCCTGCACATCGAGGCTCTCAACCACGCCCTGGCCAACGTCCCGCCGGACCAGGCGCGCCTGCACCTGTGCTGGGGCAACTACGAAGGCCCGCACCACCACGACGTCCCGCTGGCCGACATCATCGACGTCGTCTTCACGGCCCGACCGAACGGCATCTCCTTCGAGGCCGCCAATCCCCGTCACGGCCACGAGTGGAAAGTCTTCGAGCGCGTGAAGCTGCCGGCCGGCAAGGTCATCATCCCCGGCGTCATCGATTCCACCACCAATTTCATCGAGCATCCCGAGCTCGTCGCCGAGCGCATCGGGCGCTACGCGCGACTGGTCGGCCGTGACAACGTCATCGCGGGTACGGACTGTGGATTCGGCACGTGGGTGGGCCAGGCCGCCGTGGATCCCGACATCGTGTGGGCCAAGCTGGCGAGCCTGGCCGCCGGCGCCCGCCTGGCCTCCCGCGAGCTCTGGTAA
- the purU gene encoding formyltetrahydrofolate deformylase, whose amino-acid sequence MRQTATLIVTGKDQKGLVYRISEFIFRHQGNILHADHHIDFETGLFLSRVEWDLDGFRLSPPETARAFTRLADELEMRWEVRFSDRPLRTAIFVSRLDHCLVDLLHRHAIGELSTEVVAVVSNHPDLGPIAERYRIPFHVFPITAETKRRQEDQELALLADLRADLVVLARYMQILTPDFIARFPNRIINIHHSFLPAFSGARPYAQAHARGVKIIGASSHYVTALVDEGPIIEQDTIRVSHRETVEDLVRKGRDLERIVLARAVHLHLQGRVLPCGNRTVVFD is encoded by the coding sequence GTGAGGCAGACGGCCACCCTGATCGTCACGGGCAAAGACCAGAAAGGGCTCGTCTACCGCATCTCCGAGTTCATCTTCCGCCACCAGGGGAACATCCTGCACGCCGACCACCACATCGACTTCGAGACGGGATTGTTTTTGTCCCGGGTCGAATGGGACCTCGACGGCTTCCGGCTGTCGCCGCCCGAGACCGCGCGCGCCTTCACGCGCCTGGCCGACGAGCTGGAGATGCGCTGGGAGGTGCGGTTCTCGGACCGGCCGCTGCGCACGGCCATCTTCGTGTCGCGGCTGGACCATTGTCTGGTCGACCTGCTGCACCGCCATGCCATCGGGGAGCTGTCCACCGAGGTCGTGGCTGTCGTGAGCAACCACCCCGATCTCGGACCCATCGCCGAGCGCTACCGGATTCCCTTCCACGTCTTCCCGATCACGGCCGAGACCAAACGGCGGCAAGAGGATCAGGAGCTCGCGCTGCTGGCCGACCTCCGCGCGGACCTCGTCGTCCTCGCGCGGTACATGCAGATCCTCACGCCCGACTTCATCGCCCGGTTCCCGAACCGGATCATCAATATCCACCACTCGTTCCTGCCCGCGTTCAGCGGCGCCCGGCCCTACGCGCAGGCCCATGCCCGCGGCGTCAAGATCATCGGCGCCAGCAGCCACTATGTGACCGCACTCGTCGACGAGGGGCCCATCATCGAGCAGGACACGATCAGGGTCAGCCACCGGGAGACCGTGGAAGACCTCGTGCGCAAAGGCCGGGACCTCGAGCGCATCGTGCTGGCGCGGGCCGTACACTTGCACCTCCAGGGCCGGGTCCTGCCCTGCGGCAATCGCACCGTCGTGTTCGACTGA
- a CDS encoding NIPSNAP family protein, with amino-acid sequence MIYEIRTYRIAPGSLAEVEKRFGEAYEYRKKYSELTAFLHTEIGPLNEIVHIWGYQDLAERARIRAEAAKDANWPPKIGEFIREMRSEIVAPFAFLPPVRPGKVGPIFELRYYTLKPGTLPDLAKGWEAKIPERTKLSPLVLAGPVEFGKANGFIHIWAYAGLDQRAKVRDEARAKGVWPPPGGGDRLLTQENKVLLPAAFSPLQ; translated from the coding sequence GTGATCTACGAGATCCGCACCTATCGCATCGCCCCCGGGAGCCTGGCCGAAGTGGAGAAGCGGTTCGGCGAAGCCTACGAGTACCGCAAGAAGTACTCGGAGCTCACCGCCTTTCTGCACACCGAGATCGGGCCGCTCAACGAGATCGTGCACATCTGGGGGTACCAGGACCTGGCCGAGCGCGCGCGCATCCGGGCCGAGGCGGCCAAGGACGCGAACTGGCCGCCCAAGATCGGTGAGTTCATCCGCGAGATGCGCTCGGAGATCGTGGCGCCCTTCGCGTTCCTGCCTCCGGTGCGTCCCGGCAAGGTCGGCCCGATCTTCGAGCTCCGCTACTACACCCTCAAGCCCGGCACGCTGCCCGATCTGGCCAAGGGCTGGGAGGCCAAGATCCCGGAGCGCACGAAGCTGTCGCCCCTGGTGCTGGCCGGCCCGGTGGAGTTCGGCAAGGCCAACGGCTTCATCCACATCTGGGCGTACGCCGGCCTCGATCAGCGGGCCAAGGTCCGCGACGAGGCGCGGGCCAAGGGCGTGTGGCCGCCGCCGGGCGGCGGCGACCGGCTGCTCACGCAGGAGAACAAGGTCCTGCTTCCCGCGGCGTTCTCCCCGCTGCAGTAA